The following proteins are co-located in the Pochonia chlamydosporia 170 chromosome 6, whole genome shotgun sequence genome:
- a CDS encoding polyketide synthase (similar to Neosartorya fischeri NRRL 181 XP_001262597.1) yields MKSHTLAAKVVFLFGDQVDSWHNGLQHVIKAAGSTPWLQSYLDDLSTAIKAEIAEAALDNALQASLGTFTSLLELGERYRHSSDDLGMAQCLLLHAVRSSLFLQMAKQSPQILSPESQTEWLGISGGLISLSPRFVAEDFETLREASIEIGRLFVRLCKLVSVRSRAIEDNTGVWGWAILGVSKDELRKGLDKFQQNMRIPAIKRAQVGVTGPGWSTIIGPPSVLDLCIKQCPAIATATKNPLNIHALQHTLTITQADLDYIVGNSQLMSRALRHINPRLWGMDDPEATYQNWGDMLRAICSQVLSLSLDIPEAVAKLSASLGGCDSVQVIQMDNTSHGPFVSTALKAPGRKATLLETHSYLQTQFQGTEPPQKTGRIAIVGMSGRGPRSDNVDEFWDVIMQKQDTCTEVPKDRFDIDEFYCEEHGKGNKVCTMTTKYGCFMDKPGHFDARFFHISPRESMLMDPGHRHFLMSSYEALEMAGYSDGPTKLTDSNRIAAFYGQVTDDWHDQSHPTLGCDAYTLQGVQRAFSSGRLAWQFKWEGPTYSLDSACASTTAAIHLACMSLLSNDIDMAVAGASNILNYPHSFACLSKSGVLSDTGNCKPYRDDADGYCRADFVGSVVLKRLEDAVADNDNILAVIASSGRNHSGNSTSITSSDPGAQERLFHKVLRNANVSPDDISYVEMHGTGTPVGDPAEMSAVGNVFKHRRRADGPLPVGAVKANFGHSEGAAGMASLLKCIMMFKTDTVPPQAGMPHALNPNFPPLSELNVEIPAEPKEFKKTRSGEPRRILLNNFDAAGGNACLLLEDWDGRHSPMAKLEDTTDIRSSHVVTMSSRTQAAHKANKQNLLTWLRENTTARLADIAYTTTARRMHHPIRSAYTASTTEELIARVEASIQVSESSSLTSPQTPIIFVFSGQGSHYAGMGSDLYQTSPSFRETVDLCGHVAKIHGFPSFIDLITDKNIDMSNKSTIQTQLAVLTLEIGLAAFWKAAGVQPSAVMGHSLGEYAALHVAGVLSLADMLYLVGHRASLLLERCEENGFTMLAVAMSAKETQELLDSNKEFSSCGIACFNGPNATVISGEAQDISHLQGRVPKASKLLPVPYGFHSFQMDSIISEFSTLADGVTFSEPKIPVASTLLGSMIETKGIINGVYLAQQTRQPVDFIGGLNAIKQKFNDPIWLEIGPNQVCTQFVRASSSSSSPTIKILSTLDGPRRDWMSIDKCMAMLYTQGIAIDWLALHKPFMHSLKVVTLPAYAWDTKDYWITYSEAKAIQGTTSTTEAIKQEIISTFAQTIVKESSSNSGKLEITFRASLTDENLQAVMEGHRMEQLPICPGSGFCEAAFASAAYVLESIGRSEDATVTKLRLRHPVMHRPLTKNLVGPDGQLFTTITMESKDSNNIHVSWKASASGRNSSMVELGTCTLVVQKDVRALQATWDRTAYLVKDRMDSIIKSAEDGQGHWLKHDIFYSLFATTVQYDPLYKCTKMAYISNDFSEAVAEVVLQDNPGEAKFIASPYWGEGVVHIAGFVVNANPLRSPGTCFINSGFESFEQTVEFRAGKSYFAYARAHQVEEGRKICQVFVFDSDGKIVAQCCNLNFVRISNALLQHNLSEGAAKPTSRGMVKQEKEVPATTEAVKQPGKEESRHSVDTPSFSDVLIKTIVSETGLDASELTDDTVVAELGVDSIMSIEIANKVSNATGEQLTPMFLHEYPTIGDIKRAFDILTPVSSESDAELTEEYDLLEDTMTEEAAVHVPSPSSTSLQAVTNTTLARNISPPQQSVSIEDGPEPAVRFTLLHGRAPKRVQDQQASPAPFYLIADGTGSIATYLHLPPHINTKMTIYGVDSPYLHCPSRLTPDVGIPGIAKLIVDELVKRQPQGVPFWLGGFSGGAMIAYDVSRQLSALGHVVESLLLIDMCPPRQIQAQKYDDEVGLAMFDAISGNDDSGVWESSDKTHRHLKALFASVSAYNPPPLSEGESPPAKRVALIWAQKGMIDRCVNSPRFRQILADRGLVIESYPGFMEDPKLGPVAWSLIHKTESDLGPNGWEKFVGRDELLCMAVEADHLELPTPDFVHLLGEKMDRAFEHFGR; encoded by the coding sequence ATGAAGTCGCATACTCTGGCTGCAAAAGTCGTCTTTCTCTTCGGAGATCAAGTTGACTCATGGCACAATGGCCTCCAACATGTCATCAAAGCAGCCGGGTCAACTCCATGGCTACAATCATACTTGGACGACTTGAGCACTGCGATAAAGGCAGAAATCGCAGAAGCTGCACTTGACAACGCATTACAAGCCAGTCTGGGCACCTTTACGAGCCTTCTTGAGCTAGGCGAGAGATACCGCCACAGCTCAGATGACTTGGGTATGGCGCAATGCCTCCTCTTACACGCAGTTCGATCTTCTCTTTTCCTACAGATGGCCAAGCAGTCGCCGCAAATTCTGAGTCCGGAATCGCAAACAGAGTGGCTGGGGATATCTGGTGGCCTCATTAGCTTGTCACCCCGATTTGTCGCCGAAGACTTTGAGACGTTGCGCGAGGCCTCAATCGAAATTGGTCGCCTGTTTGTAAGACTGTGCAAGTTGGTGTCAGTTCGATCTAGAGCAATCGAGGACAACACTGGTGTCTGGGGCTGGGCCATTTTAGGCGTATCAAAAGATGAGCTCCGCAAGGGACTCGATAAATTTCAGCAAAATATGCGAATTCCGGCAATAAAAAGGGCTCAAGTTGGAGTTACTGGACCTGGATGGAGTACAATCATCGGGCCACCATCAGTTCTAGATCTCTGTATCAAGCAATGCCCTGCCATTGCAACTGCCACAAAGAACCCTCTGAATATCCACGCTTTACAACACACATTGACGATCACGCAAGCAGATCTCGACTACATTGTCGGTAACTCTCAACTAATGAGTCGAGCACTTCGTCACATAAACCCCCGGTTATGGGGAATGGACGATCCTGAAGCCACATATCAGAATTGGGGAGACATGTTGCGAGCCATCTGCTCACAGGTGCTCTCCCTTTCACTGGACATTCCAGAGGCTGTGGCAAAGCTTAGTGCTTCTCTCGGGGGGTGTGATTCAGTCCAGGTTATCCAGATGGACAATACTAGCCACGGTCCTTTCGTGTCAACTGCATTGAAAGCTCCGGGGCGCAAGGCGACTCTTCTAGAAACACACTCGTATCTCCAGACACAATTCCAAGGGACGGAACCACCGCAAAAGACCGGTCGGATAGCCATTGTTGGCATGTCGGGGCGCGGTCCGAGGAGTGACAATGTTGACGAGTTTTGGGACGTGATCATGCAGAAGCAAGATACTTGCACCGAAGTACCCAAAGACCGCTTCGATATAGACGAGTTCTATTGCGAAGAACACGGGAAAGGAAACAAAGTGTGCACCATGACTACAAAGTACGGCTGTTTTATGGACAAGCCGGGCCACTTTGACGCTCGATTCTTCCACATCTCGCCTCGGGAATCCATGCTCATGGACCCCGGCCATCGACACTTCCTGATGAGCAGCTATGAAGCATTGGAAATGGCTGGCTATTCAGACGGACCGACGAAATTGACGGATTCAAACAGAATCGCCGCGTTCTACGGCCAAGTTACCGACGACTGGCACGATCAAAGTCATCCAACACTGGGTTGCGATGCCTACACTCTCCAGGGAGTCCAACGTGCGTTTAGCTCTGGACGGCTTGCATGGCAGTTCAAATGGGAGGGTCCTACGTATTCACTAGATTCTGCGTGCGCGTCTACGACGGCAGCGATACATCTAGCCTGCATGAGCTTACTTTCCAACGATATCGACATGGCCGTCGCGGGAGCTAGTAATATCCTCAACTACCCTCACTCGTTCGCCTGTCTCAGCAAGTCTGGCGTTTTATCAGACACTGGAAATTGTAAACCCTATcgagatgatgctgatggctaTTGCCGTGCCGATTTCGTGGGCTCGGTTGTACTTAAGCGTCTTGAGGACGCAGTTGCGGACAATGAcaacatcctcgccgtcATAGCATCATCCGGAAGGAATCACTCTGGAAACTCTACATCCATCACGTCCTCCGATCCTGGTGCCCAGGAAAGACTGTTTCACAAGGTCTTGCGAAACGCAAATGTCTCTCCGGACGATATCTCTTACGTGGAAATGCATGGAACAGGAACACCTGTCGGGGATCCTGCTGAGATGAGTGCCGTTGGTAACGTCTTCAAACACAGACGACGAGCTGATGGACCTCTTCCTGTCGGGGCAGTTAAAGCAAATTTCGGCCACAGTGAAGGAGCTGCCGGAATGGCTTCTCTCCTCAAATGCATCATGATGTTCAAGACGGACACGGTACCTCCTCAGGCGGGTATGCCACACGCcctcaaccccaacttccCGCCGTTGTCGGAACTGAATGTTGAGATACCGGCTGAACCGAAAGAGTTCAAGAAGACGAGGTCTGGTGAACCAAGACGCATTCTTCTCAACAATTTTGATGCAGCTGGTGGcaatgcttgcttgcttcttgaaGATTGGGATGGGAGGCATTCGCCCATGGCTAAGTTGGAAGACACAACCGACATTCGTTCTAGTCATGTTGTAACTATGTCGTCTCGGACGCAAGCCGCACATAAAGCCAACAAGCAGAACTTGTTGACCTGGCTTCGGGAAAATACAACTGCTCGACTTGCTGATATTGCGTACACTACTACCGCTAGAAGGATGCATCATCCCATCAGGTCGGCGTACACTGCAAGCACGACCGAAGAACTCATTGCCAGAGTAGAGGCTTCGATTCAAGTTTCAGAGTCGTCATCACTCACATCACCGCAGACTCCCAtcatttttgttttctctgGCCAAGGATCGCATTATGCCGGCATGGGAAGCGATCTGTATCAGACTAGCCCTTCATTTCGTGAGACCGTCGATCTCTGCGGGCATGTAGCCAAGATTCACGGCTTTCCATCGTTCATTGACCTGATTACCGACAAGAACATTGATATGTCAAACAAGTCCACGATACAAACGCAGCTGGCAGTGTTGACTCTGGAGATCGGCCTTGCTGCTTTCTGGAAAGCGGCTGGTGTGCAGCCTTCCGCGGTCATGGGCCATTCTCTTGGTGAGTATGCCGCTCTTCACGTTGCGGGAGTACTATCTCTAGCGGATATGCTGTATCTTGTTGGCCACAGGGCTTCTCTGCTCTTGGAAAGGTGCGAGGAAAATGGATTCACCATGCTGGCTGTTGCCATGTCTGCAAAGGAGACACAAGAGCTTCTGGATTCGAACAAGGAGTTCTCATCTTGCGGTATAGCGTGCTTCAATGGTCCAAATGCTACAGTTATTAGTGGCGAGGCTCAAGATATTAGCCATCTCCAAGGTCGCGTGCCAAAAGCTTCGAAACTCCTTCCGGTGCCGTATGGCTTTCACTCGTTCCAGATGGACTCCATCATTTCTGAATTCAGCACTCTTGCAGATGGTGTCACCTTTTCCGAACCCAAGATTCCAGTTGCCTCCACGTTGTTAGGGTCTATGATTGAAACGAAAGGTATAATCAACGGCGTCTATTTGGCGCAGCAGACTCGCCAACCGGTCGACTTTATTGGCGGCTTGAATGCGATCAAGCAGAAGTTCAATGATCCCATCTGGCTTGAAATTGGGCCTAACCAGGTCTGTACTCAGTTCGTGCGAGCATCTTCAAGTTCGTCTTCTCCCACCATTAAGATATTGTCGACGCTTGACGGTCCACGTCGCGACTGGATGTCAATTGACAAGTGCATGGCAATGCTGTACACGCAGGGTATTGCAATTGACTGGCTCGCTCTCCACAAACCTTTCATGCATTCCTTGAAGGTGGTGACTCTGCCAGCATACGCATGGGATACGAAGGACTATTGGATTACTTATTCAGAAGCCAAGGCTATCCAGGGTACTACATCAACTAccgaagccatcaaacaaGAAATCATTTCAACATTTGCGCAGACCATTGTTAAAGAGTCTTCTTCTAATTCGGGAAAGCTGGAAATAACATTCCGTGCTTCACTTACAGACGAGAATCTACAAGCTGTTATGGAAGGACACCGGATGGAACAGCTACCAATATGTCCAGGCAGTGGCTTCTGCGAGGCTGCCTTCGCTTCAGCGGCGTATGTCCTAGAGTCCATAGGCAGAAGTGAGGATGCAACAGTGACAAAACTGAGGCTTCGGCATCCAGTGATGCATCGCCCACTGACCAAGAACCTTGTCGGCCCTGATGGACAGCTCTTCACCACGATCACCATGGAAAGCAAagacagcaacaacatccacGTCTCATGGAAAGCTTCCGCTTCTGGGCGAAACTCTTCAATGGTCGAGCTCGGAACATGTACTCTAGTAGTGCAAAAGGACGTCAGGGCTCTCCAAGCCACTTGGGATAGAACTGCCTACCTTGTCAAGGACAGGATGGACAGCATTATAAAGTCCGCTGAGGATGGTCAGGGCCACTGGCTCAAGCACGACATCTTTTATTCTCTGTTTGCAACGACCGTCCAATATGATCCGCTCTACAAATGTACCAAGATGGCATACATTTCGAATGACTTTTCTGAAGCTGTTGCGGAAGTTGTCCTCCAGGACAATCCTGGTGAAGCCAAGTTTATAGCCTCTCCTTATTGGGGTGAGGGTGTAGTTCACATTGCAGGCTTTGTGGTCAACGCAAACCCCTTGAGGAGTCCTGGCACATGTTTCATAAACTCTGGCTTTGAAAGCTTTGAGCAAACGGTGGAGTTTAGGGCTGGAAAGTCGTACTTTGCATACGCTCGTGCCCATCAGGTAGAAGAGGGGAGAAAGATCTGTCAAGTATTCGTGTTTGACTCGGATGGTAAGATTGTGGCCCAGTGTTGCAATCTGAATTTTGTCAGAATCAGCAACGCCCTACTACAGCATAATCTCTCAGAGGGGGCGGCAAAGCCTACAAGCCGTGGCATGGtcaagcaggagaaggaagtGCCCGCGACCACCGAAGCCGTCAAGCAGCCTGGAAAGGAGGAATCGAGACACTCTGTCGATACGCCGAGTTTCTCTGACGTTTTGATCAAGACGATTGTGTCGGAAACGGGTCTTGATGCATCTGAGTTGACTGATGACACTGTTGTCGCCgagcttggtgttgattCCATCATGTCCATTGAGATTGCCAACAAGGTGTCTAATGCGACGGGTGAGCAGCTGACGCCCATGTTTTTGCATGAGTACCCTACGATTGGTGATATAAAACGAGCATTTGACATCCTGACACCTGTTTCTTCTGAGTCTGATGCTGAGTTGACCGAAGAGTATGACCTTCTTGAAGACACTATGACGGAAGAAGCTGCTGTACATGTGCCGTCACCAAGTTCAACTTCACTTCAAGCCGTCACAAACAcgactttggcgaggaaTATAAGTCCGCCTCAGCAATCAGTGTCTATCGAAGACGGCCCTGAGCCCGCCGTCAGGTTTACACTGCTACATGGTCGTGCGCCCAAGCGCGTTCAAGACCAgcaagcatcaccagcaccatTTTATCTGATTGCTGATGGCACAGGCTCAATAGCCACTTACCTtcatctccctcctcacatcaacaccaagatgaCCATTTACGGTGTCGACTCACCGTACCTTCACTGCCCGAGCAGGCTGACACCAGATGTTGGTATCCCGGGCATTGCGAAGCTCATTGTAGACGAACTGGTCAAGAGGCAACCCCAAGGAGTTCCATTCTGGCTGGGAGGATTTTCAGGAGGCGCCATGATTGCTTACGATGTTTCCCGCCAGCTATCCGCTCTTGGTCATGTTGTTGaaagcctcctcctcatcgaCATGTGTCCGCCGCGTCAAATACAGGCGCAAAAGTACGACGACGAGGTCGGTTTGGCCATGTTTGACGCCATTTCCGGCAATGACGATAGCGGTGTATGGGAGTCTTCTGACAAGACACACCGACATCTAAAGGCGTTATTTGCGTCCGTTTCCGCCTATAATCCACCCCCTTTGTCAGAGGGAGAGAGTCCCCCGGCTAAACGCGTAGCTCTCATCTGGGCGCAAAAGGGTATGATTGACCGTTGTGTCAACAGTCCTCGCTTTAGACAGATTCTGGCGGATCGTGGGTTAGTCATTGAATCTTATCCGGGGTTCATGGAGGACCCCAAGTTGGGCCCCGTGGCATGGAGTCTTATACACAAGACTGAGTCGGACCTTGGTCCCAATGGCTGGGAGAAGTTTGTGGGACGCGATGAGTTGTTGTGTATGGCTGTTGAGGCTGATCATTTGGAGTTGCCTACGCCTGACTTTGTGCATTTGCTTggtgagaagatggacaggGCGTTTGAGCACTTTGGACGATGA
- a CDS encoding radH flavin-dependent halogenase (similar to Aspergillus oryzae RIB40 XP_001818590.1) — protein MSVPKSCTILVAGGDPAGSYAAAALAREGNDVVLLEADQHPRYHIGESMLPSLRPLLRFIDLEDKFDAHGFQKKLGAAFKLTSKREGYTDFIAAHGPRGYSWNVVRSESDEILFNHARESGAQAFQGIKINSIEFEPYEEEYPNGEKVSNPGKPTSAKWSSKDGSSGDITFKYLVDATGRIGIMSTKYLKNRHYNEGLKNLAIWGYYKNNIPWAQGTPRENQPFFEGMRDGAGWCWTIPLHNGTVSVGAVMRKDIFSEKKKNLGDNATNTQIMAECMKLCPTIGELLAPAELVSDIKQATDYSYSATAYAGPNFRIVGDAGCFIDPFFSSGHHLAVAGALAAAVSINASIKGDCTEYEASRWHAKKVDEGYTLFLLVVMAALKQIRMQENPVLSDVDEDGFDRAFQFLRPVIQGSGSSEAVKKFTKEDVAQTIDFAVHALNNMAELDMDIPEHMINGDKDGEKGVTNGHNGTAKTAGLASNMEKLTNDEEKVLNGLRILGKAAPGGTLADFEGTAIDGLMPRLEYGKLGLNRV, from the exons ATGTCGGTACCAAAGTCTTGTACCATTTTGGTGGCTGGCGGTGACCCTGCTGGTTCATATGCTGCAGCAGCGTTGGCCCGTGAGGGCAATGATGTTGTGCTTCTCGAAGCGGATCAACATCCTCG CTACCATATCGGCGAGAGTATGCTTCCGTCGTTGAGACCACTCTTGCGCTTCATTGATCTTGAAGACAAGTTCGACGCCCATGGATTTCAGAAAAAG CTCGGTGCTGCTTTCAAGTTAACTTCAAAGCGCGAAGGAT ACACCGATTTCATCGCAGCCCACGGGCCTAGAGGATACTCCTGGAACGTCGTACGCTCCGAATCAGACGAAATCCTCTTCAACCATGCTCGCGAAAGCGGCGCCCAGGCCTTCCAGGGCATCAAGATAAACTCCATCGAATTCGAACCATACGAGGAAGAATACCCCAACGGTGAAAAAGTGTCCAATCCCGGGAAACCCACGTCCGCAAAATGGTCGTCCAAGGATGGCAGTTCTGGGGACATCACCTTCAAGTATTTGGTGGACGCGACGGGTCGGattggcatcatgtccacAAAGTATCTCAAGAATCGACACTACAACGAGGGTTTAAAAAACCTGGCCATCTGGGGTTATTACAAAAACAACATACCTTGGGCGCAAGGCACGCCGAGAGAGAATCAGCCTTTCTTTGAAGGCATGCGAG ACggtgctggctggtgctggacCATTCCTTTACACAACGGCACAGTCTCGGTCGGGGCAGTTATGCGAAAAGACATCTTCtctgagaagaagaagaatctTGGGGATAATGCCACTAACACCCAAATAATGGCCGAATGCATGAAACTATGTCCAACAATAGGAGAACTGCTCGCACCAGCCGAATTGGTATCAGACATCAAGCAAGCTACAGATTATTCGTACAGCGCAACCGCCTATGCTGGACCTAACTTCCGCATCGTTGGAGACGCAGGCTGCTTTATTGATCCATTCTTCTCCTCGGGTCATCACTTGGCCGTTGCTGGTGCACTTGCGGCTGCCGTCTCCATAAACGCATCCATCAAAGGTGATTGCACCGAGTACGAAGCTTCCAGATGGCATGCAAAGAAGGTGGACGAGGGTTACACCTTGTTCCTGCTCGTAGTCATGGCTGCCCTCAAGCAAATCAGGATGCAAGAGAATCCAGTCCTGAGCgatgttgacgaagacggcTTTGACAGGGCATTCCAGTTCCTCAGACCAG TTATCCAAGGTTCGGGCTCTTCAGAGGCGGTTAAGAAGTTCACAAAGGAGGATGTTGCGCAAACGATTGACTTTGCTGTGCATGCGCTCAATAACATGGCGGAACTGGACATGGATATCCCGGAACACATGATCAATGGGGACAAGGATGGTGAAAAAGGCGTGACGAATGGTCACAATGGGACTGCAAAGACAGCTGGACTTGCGTCAAACATGGAAAAGCTCACgaatgatgaggagaaggTTCTGAATGGCCTTCGTATTCTTGGCAAGGCTGCGCCTGGAGGAACTCTGGCGGACTTTGAGGGTACTGCaattgatggattgatgccGAGATTGGAATATGGTAAACTGGGTCTCAACAGagtttga
- a CDS encoding meiotically up-regulated protein codes for MTSTLTTVDNLCHIIDNLSIQADASKFWKCPFTGCVDQVHRHELPDLKVLVSSLRKSAAAFSGPRNTRYAPEDILQLVTELEKITCATHQPIIQELVFFDKPEAHTERSVLQDSKVDLAPRTPAKQTSKNYIRRGHPEQIGTPDTNDSGYFTQSGVKSRRGIKSPGTDSLSSTFSPGGESIFDVDSPNGIADTPDSIYFEKDTSRTLFDRKRDALTETPTRNGTHNSSSSRAELERNKKRTESLFTPIDNAATEDAKKEEHDTVAFHKLREKRLSTAKRSTGAIDKAGEKKKVPKTKELGIEEFHPNLIISDKISDFFRARAVLHDALSKSYCDTDKLPGKIYIAIDINDSRLEDYFKVGYVNGSNTVSDRYSKGCSRRKSMRFVAISKAEISGAHRVEKLVQRELHAHRKYITCAHCDKRHDEWFKIDFPTVLDAVNRWTEFVALLGRNGLKEADFIRKAEEFMIKRYGLEDFVSGFISYANYETQPTEMHAFVDKREKHPREGSLNVKEIGEWEQKLKSLKREEHAAPADTKNDQVEVKADTLPRNEPDLSIKRPARMKIQERIAKAVVQRFGRRKQKDEFETKDVGTVHVDRPRLQRRWTDFVKPVRS; via the coding sequence ATGACGTCCACTCTTACTACTGTTGATAATCTTTGCCATATCATTGATAACCTCAGCATACAAGCTGACGCTTCCAAGTTCTGGAAATGCCCATTCACTGGCTGTGTCGACCAAGTGCACAGGCATGAGCTACCAGACCTAAAAGTCCTAGTCTCCTCACTTCGAAAGTCCGCTGCTGCTTTCAGTGGTCCACGCAACACAAGATATGCACCTGAGGATATCTTGCAGTTAGTGACGGAGCTAGAAAAGATCACTTGTGCCACTCATCAGCCGATTATCCAAGAATTAGTCTTTTTCGACAAGCCAGAGGCACATACCGAAAGGAGTGTCTTACAGGACTCAAAGGTCGACCTTGCGCCAAGAACACCCGCTAAACAAACATCGAAGAATTACATACGACGGGGACATCCGGAACAGATAGGAACGCCAGATACCAACGACTCTGGATATTTTacccagtctggtgtcaagagTAGAAGAGGAATAAAATCGCCGGGCACTGATAGTCTCTCTTCCACATTCAGCCCTGGCGGAGAGAGCATATTTGATGTGGACAGTCCTAATGGAATAGCTGACACCCCAGACTCAATTTACTTTGAGAAAGACACTTCGAGGACGCTATTTGATAGGAAGCGAGATGCTTTGACTGAGACACCAACCCGAAATGGGACGCACAATTCAAGCTCTAGTCGAGCCGAACTagagagaaacaaaaagaggaCCGAATCGCTTTTTACACCTATCGACAATGCAGCCACAGAAGATGCTAAAAAGGAAGAGCATGACACTGTTGCTTTCCACAAGCTTCGTGAAAAACGTTTGAGTACCGCAAAAAGAAGTACCGGGGCCATTGACAAAGCTGgtgaaaagaaaaaagtcCCCAAGACGAAGGAGCTTGGAATAGAAGAATTCCATCCAAACTTGATTATTTCTGACAAAATATCGGATTTTTTCAGAGCTAGGGCTGTTCTTCACGATGCCCTAAGCAAATCTTACTGTGACACAGACAAGTTACCGGGCAAAATATATATCGCCATCGACATCAATGATTCCAGGCTTGAGGATTACTTCAAGGTGGGATATGTGAATGGCTCAAACACAGTCTCTGATCGCTACAGCAAGGGCTGTAGTCGCAGGAAATCCATGAGATTCGTCGCCATTAGCAAAGCCGAAATATCAGGTGCGCATCGAGTCGAAAAGCTGGTACAAAGAGAATTACATGCGCACCGGAAGTATATCACCTGCGCACACTGTGATAAACGACATGACGAGTGGTTCAAGATTGACTTTCCAACCGTGCTTGATGCCGTCAATCGTTGGACAGAGTTTGTCGCGTTGCTTGGCCGGAACGGACTCAAAGAAGCCGACTTTATTCGTAAAGCGGAAGAGTTCATGATCAAGAGGTATGGTTTGGAAGATTTTGTGAGCGGCTTTATCTCATATGCGAATTACGAAACACAACCAACTGAGATGCACGCTTTCGTCGATAAACGCGAGAAGCATCCTAGAGAGGGCAGTCTTAATGTCAAAGAAATTGGAGAATGGGAACAGAAGCTTAAGAGCTTGAAACGAGAAGAACACGCAGCACCAGCAGATACGAAAAACGATCAGGTTGAAGTCAAGGCGGATACTCTTCCACGAAACGAGCCAGATCTTTCCATAAAGAGGCCAGCTAGGATGAAGATTCAGGAGCGGATAGCCAAAGCTGTCGTGCAGAGGTTTGGTCGGCGCAAGCAGAAAGACGAGTTTGAAACAAAAGACGTTGGTACCGTTCACGTTGATCGTCCTCGACTACAGAGGCGTTGGACGGATTTTGTGAAGCCAGTGAGGTCTTGA
- a CDS encoding hemolysin-III family protein (similar to Arthroderma otae CBS 113480 XP_002848138.1), protein MESAPRLRVTPPQLPEAHKGRGMESINDTAGKAGRPVLLSFDEMPEWFRRESNQWILHGYRPISGSAHASFCSWSYIHNESVNIYSHLIPAVFFLLGEWYIQQYLASRYSGVTSADFIAFSIFMLAAVTCLSLSATYHTLMNHSKHVEHLCLRLDMLGVVIFILGDLVLGIYMVFWCEPVPRNIYWSMIGVFGTLTIFMTMHPKFQGSKYRLFRALMFVATGLCGVAPLIHGLSVFGMLQMMRKAFPYTLAKAGCLLSGTSFYATRFPESRYPGKFDLWGSHSIFHILVVCAAVVQLLGYLDAFDYAHANLTCSSL, encoded by the exons ATGGAATCCGCTCCCCGTCTTCGAGTCACCCCCCCGCAGCTACCAGAGGCGCACAAAGGCCGGGGAATGGAATCCATCAATGACACCGCTGGCAAGGCAGGACGCCCAGTTCTTCTATCGTTCGATGAGATGCCGGAGTGGTTTCGACGTGAATCCAACCAGTGGATTCTCCATGGCTATCGGCCTATCTCAGGCTCGGCTCACGCTTCGTTCTGCAGCTGGTCATATATCCACAACGAGTCCGTTAACATCTATTCCCACCTTATCCCGGCcgttttcttcctcctcggcgaGTGGTATATCCAGCAGTACCTTGCCAGTAGATACTCTGGTGTCACTAGCGCCGATTTCATTGctttctccatcttcatgttGGCGGCCGTTACGTGCCTATCGTTATCGGCGACATACCACACATTAATGAACCACTCCAAGCACGTAGAACATTTGTGCCTGCGATTGGACATGCTGGGTGTAGTGATCTTCATACTGGGCGACCTTGTCTTGGGAATATACATGGTTTTCTGGTGTGAACCTGTTCCACGCAATATCTACTGGTCTATG ATTGGAGTTTTCGGGACGTTGACCATCTTCATGACAATGCATCCCAAGTTCCAGGGCTCAAAGTATCGTCTCTTCCGAGCCTTGATGTTCGTGGCGACTGGCTTGTGCGGTGTTGCGCCCTTGATCCATGGACTCAGTGTGTTCGGCATgttgcagatgatgagaaaAGCTTTTCCCTATACTCTGGCAAAAGCAGGCTGCCTTCTATCTGGGACTTCATTTTATGCA ACCAGGTTTCCCGAAAGTCGATATCCTGGCAAATTCGATTTATGGGGATCACATTCGATCTTTCACATCCTGGTGGTATGCGCCGCTGTGGTCCAGCTGCTGGGTTATCTGGATGCCTTTGACTATGCTCACGCAAATCTGACTTGCTCCTCTCTTTGA